The sequence GCCGACTTTCAATCGCGCCTTTCAATCGCGCTTCGGAAAGTCGCCTACTGCCTATCGCAGCAGCCACGTCTCAATTCCCGAATAGATGACTCAATTTGCCATTTGAGGCGCTGAAACGCATCGTCTGAGCCATCCATCCTCTCGTAATCAGAGGAGTGAAACATGAAACGACGCGATATATTGAAAGGCACGTTGGCGGGTGTCGCCGCGGCAGCAATACCGGGCAATCTTATGGCAGCAGCTTCTGCCGGGATGAGCGATATGGAAGTCCTGCGGCTTGCGTTGACTCTGCATCCTGGACTGTACCGCTATAATACGCCTGCACAGATCGAGGCAGAGCTCACATCGCTTTCGCAAGCCTACGGTGCAGCCAGCGATATTGAGACGCGTTTCCTGACGCTATCTCGGTTCCTTGCGACCATTCGTTGCGGACACACGCAGTGCAACCCTTACAACCAGAGCAAAGCGGTGCGGGCGCAGCTGTTCGACCGGCCCACGCGGCTACCGTTCCATTTCGATTGGTTCGGCGAGCAGATGATAGTAACGGCAGACAAGAGCGGAACCGGCAAACTCATTCCGGGCAGCCGCATCACCAACATCAATGGTCGTCCCGCTGCGGCGTATCTCACCACCTTGATGCCATTCGCGCGCGCTGATGGCTCCAATGATGGCAAGCGGCGCTCCTTGCTCAGCGTTACAGATGATACGCCGCTTGAGACTTTTGACATTTATCAAGGGCTGCTGTTCCCGCCAAAGGATGGCTCCTTCGATCTGACTCTTGTAACGCCTGACGGCGCTAGTCAGTCGTTAACAGTCGCTGCGGTTAGCCGCGTCGCTCCGCCGGGACCTGCAAAGGAGGACGCAATCTTCCAATGGGAGATGCGCGACGATGGGGTGGCGTTGCTGAGCATGCCGACTTGGGTCACGTGGCGCACCACTTGGGACTGGCAGGCGTGGCTCGATGAACGCTTGGCCGAAGCTGCTGGCGCCAAGGGACTGATTGTAGATATTCGCGGCAATGAAGGCGGGATGGACGCTGGCAACCAAATTTTGGCGGCGCTGGCCAAGGAAGATTTGGTGCTCGATCAGTATAAGCCGCGCATCCGTTACCGCACATCGCCCGAGGCTCTGGAGCCATACTTCACAACCTATACGCCCGAAGCACGCACACTTGGCGAGCAAGCGGTGGAACTCGGCGAGGGCTTTTTCGGCTATCCTGACTTTGTGCCGGCGCCGCGGATTGAGGCAGCCGCGAGGCGCCTCGATGTACCAACCGCCATCTTGATGGATCCGTCCAACAGTTCGGCCACCTTCAATTTTGTGAAACACGTTCGCCAGTTCGGCCTAGCCAAATTGTTCGGCGAAACGTCGGGCGGAAATCTGCGCGGGATCAACGGCAATGCCTATTTCTTCGTGACCTTGCCCGAAAGCGGCATCGAATTCGATCTGCCGTTGGTCGGCGAATTTCCCGTCGAAGTGCAGCCCGATCGCGGGATCAATCCAGACGTCACGGTTTGCCGCAGGCCAGAAGATATCGCCACGGGCCGGGACGCCGCAATGGAGGCTGCGGCAAGCTGGATCGTCAGCGCCTGACACGAAAAAGCCGAAAGCCCCGTGACAGGGCTCCCGGCTTTTCTATTAGGTTCGTCGCTTAAAGCTGGCCGAGCATATGGTCAGCGCTGCTGACGCTGAAGTCGCCTGGCGCTTCTACGTTGAGCTGTTCGACCACGCCGTCATTCACAACCATCGAAAAACGCTGGCCGCGCTTGCCCATGCCGAAACCGCTGCCGTCCATCGTCAGGCCGACTGCTTCGGCGAAATCGCCATTGCCGTCTGCGAGCATTGTTACCGAACCGGCATCATTGGAGGACTTCCATGCGCCGAGTACGAATGCGTCGTTGACTGCAGTGCAGGCTACTTCGTCGATACCCTTGGCAGCGAGCGCGTCGGCATTGTCAACGAAGCCGGGCAGATGCTTGGCCGAACATGTTGGCGTGAACGCACCGGGTACTGAGAAGAGCGCAACCTTGCGGCCGGCGAAGTAATCAGCGCTCTGCACCGCTTCGGGACCAGCGTCGGTTGCCTTGACCAGCTTTACGTCGGGTAGCTTGTCGCCAACTGAAATCGTCATGTGCTTATGTTCCTTCGTGGAGTGAAATCTGCCCTACACATAGGCGCGGGGACGCCGCGTGCAACCGTGCAGCGCCTGCAAACATGGTTAAATTCGCTTTACTGCGGGTCTTGAAGATTGGGTAAAGACATCGGTGCATTTTCTGTCCAGCGGGGCCCTCCATTGGGGGTGGGACCCGACCGGGGAACCAGATCATGAACTTTTATCGTACCGTGACTATCACGCTGGCGGCAGCAACTTTGTTTGCCGGCAGCGCTGCCGCATTGGCGCAACCACATACACCGCAAACCGCATCGCAGGTTCGCAGTCTCGACATTATGTTGATGGTCAGCTCGCTGCGTTGCCGCACCGGCCCGCATGACTTTCGTCTTGATTATCAGCGCTTTTCGGCCAACCATTTGACAGAACTCAACGTGGCATCGCGTACGATGAAGGCTGATTTGGCACGTAAGCATGGAACGAGGGGTTCAAAGCGTGCGCTCGACAAAGTCAGCATCGGCATGGCCAATCGTTTTGGCGGCGGTCATCCCTATCTTGATTGCGCCGGGCTGAAGAAAGTCACTTCTGAATTAGCAGATCAAAGCGGTGCGGGCGTCTTGCTTTCGGCAGCCACGGAGCTGCTCGCTCAAGCACCTTCCACCCGTTACGCGATGCTAGCGCGTAAGTAGTTGGTCCCCTGGCGAATGGGCCGGGCGGGTTGGTAGTCTCTCCCGCCCGGCCAATCGTCATTCACAGCATTTGCCTTGGCATGGCCAAGGCGTTAAGGGCGGCGCCATATCTGGCGTCGCCTTTTCTGATGTACTTGCACCAGGCAGTCTGCGCCCTATTTCCTAAATCGACCTTTCTGGAGAATTACCGTGGCTGCTGATAAGCAAGACTATATTATTCAAGACATTTCGCTGGCTGATTTTGGCCGTGCAGAGATCAAGATCGCCGAAACCGAAATGCCGGGCCTAATGGCTCTGCGCGAGGAATTTGGTGATAGTAAGCCGCTGAAGGGCGCGCGCATCACCGGCTCGCTCCATATGACGATCCAAACCGCTGTTCTGATCGAAACGCTAACGGCGCTTGGTGCCGAAGTACGCTGGGCGACTTGCAACATTTTCTCGACTCAAGATCACGCTGCTGCGGCAATGGCCGCAGTGGGTATTCCGATCTTTGCCATCAAGGGCGAGACGCTGGCGGATTACTGGGACTATGTCGGCAATATCTTCGACTGGTCGACAGCTGACGATGCTGATTTGACCGCCAACATCATCCTCGACGATGGCGGCGATGCCACCATGTTCGCGCTGTGGGGCGCACGCATGGAAGCGGGCGAAGAAATGCCTGAACCGCAGAACGCTGAAGAGATTGAAATGCAGCGCGCGCTGAAGGCCTATGTCAAAGCGAAGCCGGGCTATCTGACCAAGTCGGTCGAAAGCATTACCGGCGTTTCGGAAGAAACCACTACCGGTGTTCACCGCCTCTATTCGCTGGCGAAGGCCGGCAAGCTGCCTTTCCCGGCGATCAACGTGAATGACAGCGTCACTAAGTCGAAGTTCGACAACCTCTATGGTTGCAAGGAATCGCTGGTTGACGCCATTCGCCGTGCAACTGACGTTATGCTGGCCGGTAAGGTCGCTTGCGTCGCTGGTTTCGGCGATGTTGGCAAGGGTTCGGCAGACAGCCTCCGCAACGGCGGTGCGCGCGTTATGGTCACCGAAATCGATCCGATTTGCGCTCTGCAGGCCGCGATGGAAGGCTATGAAGTTGTAACCATGGAAGAAGCGACGCAGCGTTGCGATATCTTCGTCACCACGACCGGCAATGAAGACGTGATTACCGCCGAGCATATGAAGTCGATGAAGAACATGGCCATCGTGTGCAACATCGGTCACTTCGATAGCGAGATCCAAATCGGTGCGCTCGACAATTACGATTGGGACGAAGTTAAGCCCGGCACCGATCTTGTTACCTTCCCCGATGGCAAGCAGATCATGATCCTTGCCAAGGGCCGTCTGGTGAACCTCGGTTGCGCAACAGGTCACCCTAGTTTCGTGATGAGCTGTTCCTTCACTAACCAGGTGCTGGCGCAGATCGAACTCTACACCAAGGGTGATGAGTATAAGAATGACGTCTACGTCCTGCCCAAGCATCTCGACGAGAAGGTCGCGATGCTCCATCTCGAAAAGCTGGGGGTTAAGCTAACGCAGCTTAGCCAGCAGCAGGCCGATTACATCAATGTACCGGTAGAGGGTCCGTTCAAGCCGGAACATTACCGCTACTAAGACAATCGCAGTAATGATGCGCCGTCTCTGCCTAATCGCAGGGGCGGCGTGTCTGTTTTTCCGCCGCTGATGGCCTGAATTGGCAGTTGGCCCATTGCATCACTGGCCGCAGGCGAATAGCTCCATCCCATGCAATTAACCGCCACATCCATGGCCCTGCTGGGACTGCTGCTTGCGGCGTGGACCGTGGGCGCAGCTTGGATGATGTTCGCGGGCAATGCCAAGATGCGCAAGGCCGAGTCTGGCCGTAAGGCTGCTCGCCGTCTCGCGCGTATGATTGATGAGGCGCCCGCGGTTCCTTTGCTGGTGCGCGCTGACGGTAAGATCGAAGCACCTGACCGGCTGGCCGGCTGGCTTGGGCTCGACAATGTGCCTGAATATCTCAGCGAACTTACATCAGGCGTCGATCGTGGCCTTTCCCGCGCGCAGTTGGATGAACTGACGGAAGCGGTTCGCAAGGCGCAGAAGACCGCATCCCCGTTTCGCATGACTCTCACTCCGCCCGGCTCGAGCCGCAGCCTAGCCCTGCGCGGCGGTTTGGCTGATCCGCAAATTTCTCCTGGTGGTGCTGCGCTAGTTTGGGTCTTCGACTTTAGCGAGAGCGAAGGCGAACTGACCCGGTTGCGCGGCGAGAGTGACCGCGCGCGCAGTGACTTTGCCGCGCTCGTCGGGCTGATCGAAGCCGCGCCGATGCCCATGTGGTTCCGCGGCAATGATGGACAGTTGCGGCTGGTCAACAGCGCCTATGTCAACGCGGTCGCGGCTGAGAGTGCTGACACTGTTGTCAGCGAGCAGACCGAACTCGTAGAAATCGTTGAGGGTGACAGCGCGGCTGATGTCGCGATGCAGGCTGCGGATCAAGGCGAAGCCATTGAGCGCAACGTAACAGCTACAATCGGCGGCCAGCGCCGGACCTTGCGCGTCAGCGACCTGCCTTTGGGAGATGAGGGTATCGCCGGCTATGCCGTTGATATCGAGGAAATGGAGGAGCAGGCACGCGCCTTCCGCGCCTTCCGCGAGGCGCAAACCAGCATGCTTGACCAGCTTTCGGTCGGAGTCGCGACATTTGATAATGAGCGGAAGCTAACCTTCACCAACTTGCCCATGAGGCGGTTGTTCGCCTTGAATCGCAAGATTGTGCAAGAGCGCGTTGTGTTCGAAGATTTGTTGGTGTCTGCGCGCGATGCCGGTCTGACACCTGAAGTGCGTGATTTTCCTGCTTGGAAGGATGCGCATGTCGATTGGTTCTCAGCTTCCGAGCCGCAAGAAGAGGCCTGGCCCCTGCGCGGTGGGAAGCATCTGCGCATTGTCGGACAGCCAATGCCGGATGGCGGTCTTGTTATGGTCGCAGAAGACCGAACCGAACAGCTCGCCTTGTCCGCTATGCGCGATACTTTGCTGCGCACACGAACGGCGACCTTCGATAGCCTGTTCGAATCGCTCGCGGTATTCTCGCCCGATAGCCACCTGCAATTGTGGAATCGCCGTTTTGCCGAAGATTGGGGGCTTGAGGATGAATTCCTCGACGCCCATCCACTGGCAGAAGATTTGCTCAAGCAAATTGCTCCGCATTTGGAGAAGCCAAAGCAAGTGGCCGCGATCGGCGATGTGGTTCGCGTTGCCACACTCGACCGCAAGCAAAAGGCTGGGCGCATCACGCTCAGGGATGGCCGAACCGTGGAATTCGCCGGTGTGCCGCTGCCCGACGGTAACGGCTTGCTGACGATCCTCGACATTACCGATTCTCAGCGCGCTGAAGATGCCTTGCGTGAACGCAATCAGGCGCTTGAGGCGGCCGATACGGTAAAGACCAATTTCCTTGCAAACATGTCATATGAATTCCGCACGCCGCTGACTTCTATCGGCGGGTTTGCCGAACTGCTTCAGGCTGGTGTGGCGGGCGAGCTGTCCGATCAGGGTCAGGAATATGTCACCGCCATCCTCGATTCCGTGGCGCGGCTTGGTGATCAGGTTGAAAATGTCCTCGACCTTTCGCAAAGCGAGGCAGGATTGCTGCCGCTGAACAAGACCCGCGTAGAACTGATGCCAATGGCAACTAAGGTCGTGCGGTCACGTGAGCAGATCATCGTGAATGCCGGGATCAGTTTAAACTTGCGCGGTACAAAGGCGGCGGGCGTGGTCGATGCTGACGAACGCCAGTTGGCACGAATACTCACCCACCTGCTCGATAATGCGGTGGCTGCGACCCCGAAGGGCGGCAATATTCTGATCGATATCTCGCGGGTAAAAGGCGGCTCGCGTTTGGTCGTATCCGATGATGGCGCAGGCATGACGCCGAATGAACTTGCCGCGGCACTCGGCGGTTTGCGGCAGAATGACGATGGCGGCCTGGAGCGACGTCAGGGCCTCGGCCTTCCGCTCGCACGTCAGTTGATAGAAGCCCATGGCGGTACTCTGGAGGTGGTTTCGCAAAAGGGCGAGGGAACAACAGCCGCGATATTGCTACCGTGAGGGAAGAACTTCCCGATCTTGCAGCAATGAGCGGCTTTGGCGCGCGTATTGCGGCGAAGCTCAGAGCAGGCGATGTGGTCGCGCTGGCAGGCGACTTAGGGGCGGGCAAGACCACGCTAGCCCGCGCAATTATTGCAGCACTTGGCTATGAGGGCGAGGTCCCGTCGCCGACCTTCACGATCATTGAGACCTATGATCCGCCCGCGACCTCATTGCCGCTGGCTCACGTCGACTTTTACCGTTTGAAACATCCGGACGAAGCTCAGGAGCTGGGCTTAGATGATTACCGTCAGGGCGCGGCATTGCTCGCCGAGTGGCCCGATCATGCGGGCGGCTTTGCGCATGAACCTGCCTGCCTGTCCATATTGCTGGAATCTGCGGAAGAAGGGCGGATTGCGATTGTGGAGGCGGGGCCTGATTGGCTATCGCGGCTACCATGAGCTTAGACACCCCGAATCTTCCGACAGGACTTCACGCATTTCTTGATACGGCTGGGTGGGGTGGCGCATCAGTCGATCCGCTGCCGGGCGACGCGTCCTTCAGGCGCTATTTCCGGATTGCTGACGGACCGCGCAAGGCAATGCTGATGCACGCCCCGCCTCCGCACGAAGATCCCGTACCGTTCCTGAAAGTCGGCGCATGGCTGCGCGAACATGGCCTGCGCGCTCCAGAAACCCACGCCGAGGATGCAGGGCAGGGCTGGGTGCTGATCGAAGATTTCGGCGATGACCGGATGCGCGATTGGCTAGACGATCATCCCGCGGATGAGGATGCGGCATATAGCACTGCAATCGACGCCTTGGTCGAACTTCACCGCAAGCCTGCTGGCCCTTTTGCACCGTACGATATGGCGACATATTTGCGTGAAACCGGCCTGTTTACCGAATGGTATTGCCCGGTTGTCGGAATTGAACCGGACGCTGCGAGTTTTGAGGCAGCATGGCGTGAGGCTCTGGCCCCGCTGGAGACGCGTCAGACGCCCGGCGTGACCGTATTACGCGATTATCATGCAGAAAACATCATGCTGCTGTCCGGCGGCAAACAAGGTCTGATAGACTATCAAGACGCGTTGGTTGGTCATCCCGCCTATGATCTGGTGTCGTTGTTGCAGGATGCACGCCGAGATGTCTCACCAGAGCTCGAAGCGCGAATGATGCAGCATTATATCGCACATGCCGATGCCGCCGATGATTTTGAGGCGGATTACGCACGGCTTGGTGCGCAGCGGAACGCCAAGGTCGTCGGTATTTTCGCGCGGCTGGCGAAGCGCGATGGAAAGCCTCGCTATCTCGGAATGATCCCGCGCGTTTGGGAAGCGATGGAACGTGACCTGGCGCATCCAGCCTTGGCCCCTGTTGCCAATTGGTTCGACATCAATGTGCCGCAGGAAATTCGCGCTGCGCATGGCGGCGAGCTTTCGTGAGTAAACTCGCCAGTGATACTGCAATGGTGATGGCAGCGGGCATGGGTAAGCGCATGCGCCCGCTCACCGCGACACAGCCCAAGCCCATGGTGCGCGTTGCGGGCAAACCGCTGATCGACCACACGTTAGACCGGCTTGCAGAAGCAGGCGTCGCGAAGGCCGT comes from Altererythrobacter sp. ZODW24 and encodes:
- a CDS encoding PAS domain-containing sensor histidine kinase yields the protein MQLTATSMALLGLLLAAWTVGAAWMMFAGNAKMRKAESGRKAARRLARMIDEAPAVPLLVRADGKIEAPDRLAGWLGLDNVPEYLSELTSGVDRGLSRAQLDELTEAVRKAQKTASPFRMTLTPPGSSRSLALRGGLADPQISPGGAALVWVFDFSESEGELTRLRGESDRARSDFAALVGLIEAAPMPMWFRGNDGQLRLVNSAYVNAVAAESADTVVSEQTELVEIVEGDSAADVAMQAADQGEAIERNVTATIGGQRRTLRVSDLPLGDEGIAGYAVDIEEMEEQARAFRAFREAQTSMLDQLSVGVATFDNERKLTFTNLPMRRLFALNRKIVQERVVFEDLLVSARDAGLTPEVRDFPAWKDAHVDWFSASEPQEEAWPLRGGKHLRIVGQPMPDGGLVMVAEDRTEQLALSAMRDTLLRTRTATFDSLFESLAVFSPDSHLQLWNRRFAEDWGLEDEFLDAHPLAEDLLKQIAPHLEKPKQVAAIGDVVRVATLDRKQKAGRITLRDGRTVEFAGVPLPDGNGLLTILDITDSQRAEDALRERNQALEAADTVKTNFLANMSYEFRTPLTSIGGFAELLQAGVAGELSDQGQEYVTAILDSVARLGDQVENVLDLSQSEAGLLPLNKTRVELMPMATKVVRSREQIIVNAGISLNLRGTKAAGVVDADERQLARILTHLLDNAVAATPKGGNILIDISRVKGGSRLVVSDDGAGMTPNELAAALGGLRQNDDGGLERRQGLGLPLARQLIEAHGGTLEVVSQKGEGTTAAILLP
- the tsaE gene encoding tRNA (adenosine(37)-N6)-threonylcarbamoyltransferase complex ATPase subunit type 1 TsaE codes for the protein MREELPDLAAMSGFGARIAAKLRAGDVVALAGDLGAGKTTLARAIIAALGYEGEVPSPTFTIIETYDPPATSLPLAHVDFYRLKHPDEAQELGLDDYRQGAALLAEWPDHAGGFAHEPACLSILLESAEEGRIAIVEAGPDWLSRLP
- a CDS encoding S41 family peptidase, whose amino-acid sequence is MKRRDILKGTLAGVAAAAIPGNLMAAASAGMSDMEVLRLALTLHPGLYRYNTPAQIEAELTSLSQAYGAASDIETRFLTLSRFLATIRCGHTQCNPYNQSKAVRAQLFDRPTRLPFHFDWFGEQMIVTADKSGTGKLIPGSRITNINGRPAAAYLTTLMPFARADGSNDGKRRSLLSVTDDTPLETFDIYQGLLFPPKDGSFDLTLVTPDGASQSLTVAAVSRVAPPGPAKEDAIFQWEMRDDGVALLSMPTWVTWRTTWDWQAWLDERLAEAAGAKGLIVDIRGNEGGMDAGNQILAALAKEDLVLDQYKPRIRYRTSPEALEPYFTTYTPEARTLGEQAVELGEGFFGYPDFVPAPRIEAAARRLDVPTAILMDPSNSSATFNFVKHVRQFGLAKLFGETSGGNLRGINGNAYFFVTLPESGIEFDLPLVGEFPVEVQPDRGINPDVTVCRRPEDIATGRDAAMEAAASWIVSA
- a CDS encoding peroxiredoxin: MTISVGDKLPDVKLVKATDAGPEAVQSADYFAGRKVALFSVPGAFTPTCSAKHLPGFVDNADALAAKGIDEVACTAVNDAFVLGAWKSSNDAGSVTMLADGNGDFAEAVGLTMDGSGFGMGKRGQRFSMVVNDGVVEQLNVEAPGDFSVSSADHMLGQL
- a CDS encoding S-adenosyl-L-homocysteine hydrolase, whose translation is MNFYRTVTITLAAATLFAGSAAALAQPHTPQTASQVRSLDIMLMVSSLRCRTGPHDFRLDYQRFSANHLTELNVASRTMKADLARKHGTRGSKRALDKVSIGMANRFGGGHPYLDCAGLKKVTSELADQSGAGVLLSAATELLAQAPSTRYAMLARK
- a CDS encoding phosphotransferase, translated to MSLDTPNLPTGLHAFLDTAGWGGASVDPLPGDASFRRYFRIADGPRKAMLMHAPPPHEDPVPFLKVGAWLREHGLRAPETHAEDAGQGWVLIEDFGDDRMRDWLDDHPADEDAAYSTAIDALVELHRKPAGPFAPYDMATYLRETGLFTEWYCPVVGIEPDAASFEAAWREALAPLETRQTPGVTVLRDYHAENIMLLSGGKQGLIDYQDALVGHPAYDLVSLLQDARRDVSPELEARMMQHYIAHADAADDFEADYARLGAQRNAKVVGIFARLAKRDGKPRYLGMIPRVWEAMERDLAHPALAPVANWFDINVPQEIRAAHGGELS
- the ahcY gene encoding adenosylhomocysteinase; its protein translation is MAADKQDYIIQDISLADFGRAEIKIAETEMPGLMALREEFGDSKPLKGARITGSLHMTIQTAVLIETLTALGAEVRWATCNIFSTQDHAAAAMAAVGIPIFAIKGETLADYWDYVGNIFDWSTADDADLTANIILDDGGDATMFALWGARMEAGEEMPEPQNAEEIEMQRALKAYVKAKPGYLTKSVESITGVSEETTTGVHRLYSLAKAGKLPFPAINVNDSVTKSKFDNLYGCKESLVDAIRRATDVMLAGKVACVAGFGDVGKGSADSLRNGGARVMVTEIDPICALQAAMEGYEVVTMEEATQRCDIFVTTTGNEDVITAEHMKSMKNMAIVCNIGHFDSEIQIGALDNYDWDEVKPGTDLVTFPDGKQIMILAKGRLVNLGCATGHPSFVMSCSFTNQVLAQIELYTKGDEYKNDVYVLPKHLDEKVAMLHLEKLGVKLTQLSQQQADYINVPVEGPFKPEHYRY